The Tumebacillus amylolyticus genome contains a region encoding:
- a CDS encoding DUF1028 domain-containing protein translates to MIIVPNNRLVHTFSIVATDLKTGEMGVAVASKFLAVGSIVPWAQANVGAIATQSWANTGFGPDGLRMLAEGKTAQETLEALIKDDPGYKQRQIGIVDKHGNAAAFTGIDCHDWAGQVIGEGFTCQGNLLTGPEVVDAMSIAFQYAKGDLADRLLTALVAGDEAGGDKRGRQGAALYVVKEKGSYDGFIDRYVDLRVDDNEHPVRELKRLLSLHRLYLGETDPNRLRPIAGETLQELVTHLVRFDYLKQGEYASYDEHVKKALQDYCAVENFDTRWREDDQIDEEILVFMRGK, encoded by the coding sequence ATGATCATCGTTCCGAACAATCGACTCGTACACACCTTCTCCATCGTCGCCACCGACCTGAAAACGGGCGAAATGGGCGTTGCGGTGGCTTCGAAATTTCTGGCAGTAGGTTCCATCGTGCCGTGGGCACAAGCGAACGTAGGTGCCATCGCGACCCAATCGTGGGCGAACACCGGCTTTGGCCCGGACGGTCTGCGCATGCTCGCGGAGGGCAAGACCGCTCAGGAAACGCTTGAAGCGCTGATCAAGGACGACCCGGGCTACAAGCAGCGCCAGATCGGCATCGTCGACAAGCACGGCAACGCGGCCGCTTTCACGGGCATCGACTGCCATGACTGGGCAGGCCAAGTGATCGGCGAAGGCTTCACTTGCCAAGGCAACCTGCTGACAGGTCCGGAAGTGGTGGACGCGATGAGCATCGCGTTCCAATATGCCAAGGGCGATCTGGCAGATCGCCTTTTAACAGCGCTCGTGGCAGGGGACGAAGCGGGCGGGGACAAACGCGGTCGTCAAGGGGCGGCTCTGTATGTCGTCAAGGAAAAAGGCTCCTACGACGGCTTCATTGACCGCTACGTCGACCTGCGCGTAGACGACAACGAACATCCGGTGCGTGAGTTGAAGCGACTGCTCAGTCTGCACCGCCTCTACCTAGGCGAAACCGATCCGAACCGTCTGCGTCCGATTGCAGGGGAAACGCTGCAAGAGTTGGTCACGCATCTGGTGCGTTTCGACTATCTCAAGCAGGGCGAGTACGCTTCGTATGACGAGCACGTCAAAAAAGCTCTCCAAGACTACTGTGCCGTAGAGAACTTTGATACGCGCTGGCGTGAAGACGATCAAATCGACGAAGAGATCCTCGTGTTTATGCGTGGGAAGTAA
- a CDS encoding fumarylacetoacetate hydrolase family protein: MSRKYVRFEAAGAIRFGVLDGESVHELAGNFLTTEEQTGKTFALSDVRLLAPTLPTKVMCIGLNYKAHAAERNKKVPEEPMLFLKPASAVIGTGDEIVYPTIARDVDFEGELAVVIGKRAKNLSVEEARDAIFGVTVMNDVSERYYQDRDGQWGRAKGFDTFAPIGPCVATGLNYQDLQIETKVNGDVKQSSRTSDMIFTVDELVSFCSQVMTLEPGDILTTGTPEGVGRLVAGDHVEMTIEGVGTLVNKVRAQ; the protein is encoded by the coding sequence ATGAGCCGCAAATACGTTCGTTTTGAAGCAGCCGGAGCCATTCGTTTCGGCGTACTCGACGGCGAGAGTGTTCACGAACTGGCAGGGAACTTTTTGACGACGGAAGAGCAAACCGGGAAGACCTTCGCGCTCTCCGACGTGCGTCTGCTGGCACCGACTCTTCCGACGAAAGTGATGTGCATCGGGCTGAACTACAAAGCCCACGCAGCGGAGCGTAACAAAAAAGTTCCGGAAGAGCCGATGTTGTTCCTCAAGCCTGCATCTGCCGTAATCGGGACAGGGGACGAGATCGTGTACCCGACGATTGCCAGAGATGTTGACTTCGAAGGCGAGCTGGCGGTTGTGATCGGCAAGCGAGCGAAGAACCTGAGCGTCGAGGAAGCTCGTGACGCGATTTTTGGCGTGACGGTGATGAACGATGTCTCCGAGCGCTACTACCAAGACCGTGACGGCCAGTGGGGCCGTGCGAAGGGCTTCGATACGTTCGCACCGATCGGGCCGTGTGTGGCGACGGGGTTGAATTATCAAGACCTTCAGATCGAAACCAAGGTCAACGGAGACGTGAAGCAGTCTTCGCGTACCTCCGATATGATCTTCACCGTCGATGAGCTGGTGTCGTTCTGCTCGCAGGTGATGACTTTGGAGCCGGGCGATATCCTCACCACGGGAACTCCGGAGGGCGTTGGACGCCTCGTAGCCGGGGACCACGTGGAGATGACGATTGAAGGCGTAGGGACGCTGGTGAACAAGGTCCGCGCGCAGTAA
- a CDS encoding protein-tyrosine phosphatase family protein, with amino-acid sequence MNYSEFIPGKLYAGSRPDEKGWQQLQNLHVDAIVNIREKTDHPPSQCPQMLMQHYKLADKGHTSVHELVPHVEQTVAWLAQGYTVYVHDIAGRNRLGYFMTALYMRLYCLPYQQALKKVRSIRPKLSPRRQFVAVLHEYERFLRIGP; translated from the coding sequence ATGAATTACTCGGAATTCATCCCCGGCAAACTGTATGCAGGGTCCCGCCCGGATGAAAAAGGGTGGCAGCAGCTTCAAAACTTGCACGTGGATGCGATCGTCAACATCCGCGAAAAAACCGATCACCCGCCCTCACAGTGCCCCCAGATGCTCATGCAGCACTACAAGTTGGCTGACAAAGGGCACACCTCCGTACACGAACTTGTCCCCCATGTGGAACAGACGGTCGCTTGGCTGGCACAAGGCTACACCGTGTACGTCCACGACATCGCCGGTCGGAACCGACTTGGTTACTTCATGACGGCCTTGTACATGCGCTTGTACTGCTTGCCCTATCAACAAGCCCTCAAAAAAGTCAGGAGTATCCGTCCAAAGCTCTCCCCACGGCGACAATTCGTTGCCGTCTTACACGAGTATGAGCGGTTTCTGAGGATCGGGCCTTAA
- a CDS encoding FDLD family class I lanthipeptide yields MENMFDLDVKVESSNSMDHVADKVEYTGSCLCTISGCY; encoded by the coding sequence ATGGAAAACATGTTTGATCTTGACGTAAAGGTAGAGTCGTCCAACTCTATGGACCATGTTGCAGATAAGGTAGAGTACACGGGATCCTGTTTGTGCACGATCTCCGGTTGCTACTAA
- a CDS encoding FDLD family class I lanthipeptide, translating into MFELDVQVMSTNDDASVKEPNWFTSSLCQTV; encoded by the coding sequence ATGTTCGAACTCGACGTACAAGTTATGAGTACCAACGACGACGCTTCGGTGAAAGAACCGAATTGGTTTACCTCGTCGCTCTGTCAAACGGTATAA
- a CDS encoding RraA family protein: MSLAEKFVKIPTTCLSDAMQGLNNLNPSIKPLDETMTVIGRAFPVKLPVGDNLLFLKAIRDAQPGDVLVVDVKGDAYRAIAGDFLLGMAQTLGIAGLVVDGAIRDVRGCKALNFPVFCKGTTVAACGKAGMGELNVPISCGGVSVCPGDLIVGDADGVVVIPQAIENEVLEKALERLKFDEQRVAQVAGNREEILRYLDKMLSK, encoded by the coding sequence ATGAGTCTTGCGGAGAAATTCGTAAAGATCCCGACAACCTGTTTGTCGGATGCCATGCAGGGCCTGAACAACCTCAATCCCTCCATCAAACCTTTGGACGAAACCATGACCGTAATCGGCCGAGCATTCCCTGTCAAACTACCTGTTGGTGACAATCTGCTGTTCCTCAAAGCCATTCGGGACGCCCAACCGGGCGATGTCCTCGTGGTCGATGTCAAAGGTGACGCATACAGAGCGATTGCGGGTGACTTTCTCCTCGGTATGGCGCAAACTCTTGGCATCGCGGGTCTCGTCGTCGACGGCGCCATTCGCGATGTGCGAGGGTGCAAGGCGCTGAATTTCCCCGTTTTTTGCAAGGGTACAACTGTGGCTGCCTGTGGAAAAGCAGGGATGGGCGAACTCAACGTTCCGATTTCTTGTGGAGGTGTTTCCGTTTGCCCAGGGGATCTTATCGTGGGCGATGCGGATGGTGTTGTGGTCATTCCGCAGGCGATCGAGAACGAAGTTTTGGAAAAAGCGCTGGAGCGCCTCAAGTTCGATGAGCAACGAGTCGCTCAAGTGGCCGGGAACCGCGAGGAGATCCTGCGCTACCTCGACAAGATGCTGTCCAAGTAA
- a CDS encoding fibronectin type III domain-containing protein yields MAKQKHIRTKIKRSGIAILSALLLVSANIIVPLTASTAYAATGPVTLSGTAGNAQATLTWESVPNASGYDVYRNGTKLTSTPIPDTSYVDKTVINGTTYSYTVSAIVGGTSSAQSNPVSLLPKSTPGLLRRMATTTGVTNLTDGDNATYTSLPASTTQTFLLPTPAKVTGLNATSDNPYMQVKLYDTAGTVVGTYTPSNPPVNAFTALNLQHVAKVVVFNTNQYYPKNMLDLEITGLPDSEVSPTGLTANPGNAQVSFQWDSLAGVTEYNLYRNGMQTSNKVNTAPIAGTTFTDTNVINGNTYSYYLAPITATGEGVPSYVTALPKSPAGLLRGLASTTGVTNLTDGDNATYTPLPASGTETFLLPTPAKVTGLNATSDNPYMQVKLYDTAGTLVGTYTPSNPPINAFTSLSLQHVAKVVVVNTNQYYPKNMQDLNLLGTPDSEVSPTGLAANPGNAQVSFQWDSLSGVTEYNLYRNGVQSSNKVNSTPITGTTFTDTNVINGNTYTFYLAPITATGEGVPSYVTALPKSPAGLLRGHASTTGETNLTDGDNATYTSLPASGTQTFVLPAPAKVTGLNSTSDNPYLQVKLYDTTGTLLGTYNTSNPPVNAFTPLNFQNVAKVVVVNTNQFYSKNMNDLEITGTYQLTAPVGLTGQAGDEQATLTWTESQGAVSYNVYRDGVKINTAPVTSTTFTEAGLTNGTTYTYFITAVNEGGESGASNTISLTPQAADPNLLINPSFENGTASDTPGLQVGKNWTPYVPTGASPNLAVVTSPVYSGTYAQKISGSGIPNGSAIDIYQAVAAQGNTAYTVSGMYNIESLNNAFVQLYVDFYDADGHFIKSNSVKYGVTVPSYMMVTDNNAEPGYMLMVNNLTTSGYVQLTNSFTTPENTATFRLYAVLRASADNASGTFYVDDMSVIHN; encoded by the coding sequence ATGGCAAAACAGAAACACATTCGGACAAAAATCAAGCGCAGCGGAATCGCCATTCTGAGTGCACTGTTGTTGGTATCGGCAAACATAATCGTGCCGTTGACCGCCTCGACCGCGTATGCAGCGACGGGACCCGTAACGCTTAGCGGGACAGCTGGCAACGCTCAAGCCACGTTGACTTGGGAATCCGTCCCGAACGCATCGGGGTACGATGTTTACCGAAACGGTACAAAATTGACCAGCACACCGATCCCAGACACCTCCTATGTGGACAAAACGGTCATCAATGGCACGACATATTCCTATACGGTGTCCGCAATCGTCGGGGGCACCTCGTCTGCCCAGTCGAATCCGGTGTCGCTCCTGCCCAAATCGACGCCAGGGCTCTTGCGGAGAATGGCAACCACGACGGGCGTCACGAACTTGACCGATGGCGATAATGCCACTTACACGTCACTCCCGGCCAGCACCACTCAAACCTTTCTCCTGCCGACTCCGGCAAAAGTCACGGGGCTGAACGCAACGAGTGACAATCCCTATATGCAGGTGAAATTGTATGACACGGCCGGGACGGTGGTGGGCACCTACACTCCGTCCAACCCGCCTGTGAATGCGTTCACCGCACTGAATCTCCAGCACGTGGCAAAAGTCGTTGTGTTCAATACGAACCAGTACTACCCGAAAAACATGTTAGATCTCGAGATAACAGGCCTCCCGGACTCCGAAGTCAGTCCGACCGGATTGACGGCGAATCCCGGCAACGCCCAAGTGTCCTTCCAATGGGATTCGTTGGCTGGTGTCACCGAGTACAACCTGTACAGAAACGGCATGCAGACGAGCAACAAAGTCAACACGGCCCCGATTGCGGGAACGACGTTTACCGACACCAACGTGATCAACGGCAATACCTACTCCTATTACCTCGCTCCGATCACCGCAACAGGTGAGGGCGTTCCGAGCTACGTGACGGCCCTGCCGAAGTCACCGGCTGGCTTGCTCCGCGGCCTTGCCTCGACGACGGGCGTTACGAACTTGACCGATGGCGACAATGCCACGTACACGCCACTCCCGGCAAGCGGCACTGAAACTTTCCTCCTGCCGACTCCGGCAAAAGTCACGGGGCTGAACGCAACGAGTGACAATCCCTATATGCAGGTGAAATTGTATGACACGGCTGGGACGCTGGTTGGTACCTACACTCCATCCAACCCCCCGATCAATGCGTTCACCTCACTCAGTCTCCAACATGTAGCCAAAGTCGTTGTGGTCAACACAAATCAGTACTACCCTAAAAACATGCAAGATCTCAACCTCCTTGGCACCCCGGACTCCGAGGTCAGCCCGACCGGATTGGCGGCGAATCCAGGCAACGCCCAAGTGTCCTTCCAATGGGATTCGTTGAGTGGCGTCACCGAGTACAACCTGTACAGAAATGGAGTCCAGTCGAGTAACAAAGTCAACTCCACCCCGATTACGGGAACGACGTTTACCGACACCAACGTGATCAATGGCAATACCTACACGTTCTATCTCGCCCCGATCACCGCAACGGGTGAGGGCGTTCCGAGCTACGTGACGGCCCTGCCGAAGTCACCGGCTGGCTTACTTCGCGGCCATGCCTCGACGACGGGCGAGACGAATTTGACGGATGGCGACAACGCCACCTACACATCCCTTCCGGCAAGCGGCACTCAAACCTTCGTTCTGCCGGCCCCGGCCAAAGTCACGGGGTTGAATTCCACAAGCGACAATCCTTATCTGCAGGTGAAATTGTATGACACGACCGGGACTCTGTTGGGCACCTACAATACGTCCAACCCGCCTGTCAATGCGTTCACCCCGCTGAATTTCCAGAACGTAGCCAAAGTCGTTGTGGTCAACACAAACCAGTTCTACTCGAAAAACATGAATGACCTCGAAATCACCGGCACTTACCAATTGACAGCTCCCGTCGGCCTCACAGGCCAAGCCGGGGATGAGCAAGCGACACTGACCTGGACAGAGTCGCAAGGAGCGGTGAGCTACAACGTCTACCGAGACGGCGTGAAAATTAACACGGCTCCCGTGACGAGCACGACTTTTACCGAAGCCGGTCTGACCAATGGCACCACCTACACGTACTTCATTACCGCCGTGAACGAGGGCGGCGAATCGGGAGCGTCGAACACGATTTCGTTGACGCCTCAGGCTGCAGACCCGAACTTGCTGATCAACCCGAGCTTTGAAAATGGCACCGCTTCTGACACACCCGGCCTGCAGGTAGGAAAAAATTGGACGCCCTATGTACCTACAGGTGCCAGTCCGAATCTCGCTGTCGTCACATCTCCTGTCTATTCCGGTACGTACGCGCAAAAAATTTCGGGCTCCGGTATTCCAAATGGCTCTGCGATCGACATCTACCAAGCTGTTGCGGCACAAGGCAACACAGCTTATACCGTCAGCGGCATGTACAACATCGAGTCCTTGAACAATGCATTTGTGCAACTCTACGTCGATTTCTACGACGCCGATGGACATTTTATCAAATCAAACTCGGTGAAATACGGCGTGACCGTCCCGAGCTATATGATGGTAACGGACAACAATGCCGAGCCTGGCTACATGCTGATGGTGAACAACTTGACCACTTCGGGATATGTGCAATTGACAAACTCCTTTACCACCCCGGAGAACACGGCGACATTCCGCCTCTATGCAGTCCTCCGCGCATCAGCAGATAACGCATCGGGTACGTTCTACGTAGATGACATGAGCGTGATCCATAACTAA
- a CDS encoding fibronectin type III domain-containing protein, translating into MANWKKVRSKVWQSGLAVLSALLLVSANTAVDVSTSTAYAATGPVTLSGTAGNAQVTLNWAPVTDATGYYVYRNGTKLTSTAVTDTTYIDTTVINGTKYSYTVSAIIGTTTSDPSNAVNLLPKSAPGLLRGLASTTGVTNLTDGDNSTFTLLNENASQTYILPTPATVTGLNSYGNASYIRIKLYDKAGTLVGSYAPSGAPVNAFTALNFQHVSKVVVTDTSLSSTANMYDLDLTGTPDVNTTPTGFAATPGNAQVSLAWDSLPGVTQFNLYKNGVQPSNKVNTSPITDTSFTDTNVINGNTYSYYLAPITASGEGLVSAVSALPKSPTGLLRGLASTTGVTNLTDGDNSTFTLLNENASQTYILPTPATVTGLNSYGNASYIRIKLYDKAGTLVGSYAPSGAPVNAFTALNFQHVFKVVVTDTSLSFTANMYDLDLTGTPDVNTIPTGFAATPGNAQVSLAWDSLPGVTQFNLYKNGVQPSNKINTSPITDTSFTDTNVINGNTYSYYLAPITPSGEGLVSAVSALPKSPAGLLRGLASTTGLTKLTDGDNATFFLLNENASQTYLLPTPATVTGLNSYGNAAYIRIKLYDKAGTLLGSYAPSNSPVNAFTALNVQHVAKVVVTDTSLSFTANMYDLDLTGTPDTYPPNAPVDLTGKAGDAQATLTWSTSAFATGYNIFRDGVKVNTSPLTDTTFSDTGLVNGTDYAYFITAFNNAGESTPSNVVHVIPESNTPTPVAPSDLTGTAGDAQVALTWTAPNGAMSYNVYRDGLQINTAPVTSTTFVDTNLTNGTSYSYYVTAVNASGESGASNTISLMPMTPSSNLLINPSFENGTASDTPGLQVGKNWTPYIPTGASPNLAVVTSPVYSGTYAQKVSGTGIPIGSAIDIYQSVAALPNTAYTVSGMYNIESLNNAFVQLYVDFYDANGHFITSNSVKYGVTAPSYMLLTDNNAEPGYMLMANNLTTPGYVKLTNSFTTPENTASFRLYAVLRASAANASGTFYVDDLSVIQN; encoded by the coding sequence ATGGCAAATTGGAAAAAAGTTCGATCAAAAGTGTGGCAAAGCGGCTTGGCTGTGCTGAGTGCACTGCTGTTGGTTTCGGCAAACACAGCAGTAGATGTTTCCACGTCAACTGCGTATGCAGCGACAGGACCCGTAACGCTCAGCGGGACGGCCGGCAACGCACAAGTCACGTTGAATTGGGCACCTGTGACAGACGCAACTGGGTACTACGTCTACCGAAACGGTACAAAACTTACAAGCACAGCGGTCACTGACACCACCTATATAGACACGACGGTTATCAATGGCACGAAGTATTCCTACACGGTCTCGGCGATCATTGGGACTACGACATCGGACCCGTCAAACGCTGTGAATCTCTTGCCGAAATCGGCACCGGGGCTCTTGCGCGGACTTGCGTCCACCACAGGCGTGACGAACTTGACGGACGGTGACAATTCAACGTTCACTCTCCTCAACGAAAACGCCAGCCAAACCTACATCCTCCCTACCCCGGCGACCGTAACGGGACTGAACTCGTATGGGAATGCGTCGTACATTCGGATCAAATTGTACGACAAAGCAGGTACGCTGGTGGGGAGCTACGCACCGTCCGGCGCGCCCGTCAATGCCTTCACGGCTCTCAATTTCCAACACGTCTCTAAAGTGGTCGTGACGGATACTTCTCTCTCGTCTACGGCCAACATGTATGATCTCGATCTGACAGGCACCCCGGATGTCAATACCACCCCAACGGGTTTTGCCGCAACTCCCGGCAATGCCCAAGTTTCTCTTGCTTGGGACTCACTGCCCGGTGTCACTCAATTTAATTTGTACAAAAATGGGGTACAGCCGAGCAACAAAGTCAACACCTCCCCCATCACGGATACTTCATTTACAGACACCAACGTCATCAATGGCAACACCTACTCGTACTATCTCGCCCCGATCACAGCATCGGGTGAAGGCTTGGTGAGCGCCGTCTCAGCCTTGCCGAAGTCACCAACCGGGTTGCTGCGCGGACTTGCGTCCACCACGGGCGTGACGAACTTGACGGACGGTGACAATTCAACGTTCACTCTCCTCAACGAAAACGCCAGTCAAACCTACATCCTCCCTACCCCGGCGACCGTAACGGGACTGAACTCGTATGGGAATGCGTCGTACATTCGGATCAAATTGTACGACAAAGCAGGTACGCTGGTGGGGAGCTACGCACCGTCCGGCGCGCCCGTCAATGCCTTCACGGCTCTCAATTTCCAACACGTCTTTAAAGTGGTCGTGACGGATACTTCTCTCTCGTTTACGGCCAACATGTATGATCTCGATCTGACAGGCACCCCGGATGTCAATACCATCCCAACGGGTTTTGCCGCAACACCCGGCAATGCCCAAGTTTCTCTTGCTTGGGACTCACTGCCCGGTGTCACTCAATTTAATTTGTACAAAAATGGGGTACAGCCGAGCAACAAAATCAACACCTCCCCCATCACGGATACTTCATTTACAGACACCAACGTCATCAATGGCAACACCTACTCGTACTATCTCGCCCCGATCACACCATCAGGTGAAGGCTTGGTGAGCGCCGTCTCAGCCTTGCCGAAGTCACCGGCCGGTTTGCTGCGAGGGCTTGCGTCCACAACGGGCTTAACGAAATTGACGGACGGCGACAATGCAACGTTCTTTCTCCTCAACGAAAACGCCAGCCAAACCTACCTCCTGCCTACTCCGGCGACCGTAACGGGACTGAACTCGTATGGGAATGCGGCGTACATCCGGATCAAATTGTACGACAAAGCAGGTACGCTGTTGGGGAGCTACGCACCGTCCAACTCGCCGGTCAATGCTTTCACGGCTCTCAATGTACAACACGTAGCTAAAGTAGTCGTAACGGATACTTCTCTCTCGTTTACGGCCAACATGTATGATCTCGATCTGACAGGCACCCCGGACACTTACCCCCCGAATGCGCCTGTCGACCTCACTGGCAAAGCCGGGGATGCTCAAGCTACCCTGACTTGGTCAACTTCCGCGTTCGCTACGGGTTACAACATTTTCCGTGACGGGGTGAAGGTGAACACGTCTCCCCTCACAGACACAACCTTCTCTGACACAGGACTTGTGAACGGGACCGACTACGCGTACTTTATAACTGCATTCAACAATGCGGGGGAATCCACACCTTCCAATGTGGTACATGTAATCCCCGAGTCAAACACACCTACCCCTGTGGCCCCGAGCGACTTGACGGGTACGGCAGGGGATGCACAGGTCGCTCTGACTTGGACTGCGCCAAATGGGGCTATGAGTTACAACGTCTACCGTGACGGCCTGCAAATCAACACGGCACCAGTGACGAGCACGACCTTCGTCGACACCAATCTGACGAATGGCACGTCCTACTCGTATTACGTCACCGCCGTGAACGCAAGCGGCGAATCTGGAGCGTCGAACACGATTTCATTGATGCCGATGACTCCCTCTTCGAATTTGTTGATTAACCCGAGCTTTGAAAATGGCACCGCTTCTGACACACCCGGCCTGCAGGTAGGTAAAAATTGGACGCCCTATATACCTACAGGTGCCAGTCCGAATCTCGCTGTCGTCACATCTCCTGTCTATTCCGGTACGTACGCGCAAAAAGTTTCGGGGACCGGGATTCCCATCGGTTCCGCCATCGATATCTACCAATCCGTTGCAGCACTGCCGAACACAGCCTATACGGTCAGCGGTATGTATAACATCGAAAGCTTAAACAATGCCTTTGTGCAACTCTACGTCGATTTCTACGACGCCAATGGGCACTTCATCACATCAAACTCCGTGAAATACGGTGTGACCGCTCCGAGTTACATGCTGTTGACGGACAACAATGCCGAGCCTGGCTACATGCTGATGGCGAACAACTTGACCACTCCGGGCTATGTGAAGTTGACGAACTCCTTTACCACCCCGGAGAACACGGCGTCATTCCGCCTCTACGCAGTCCTCCGCGCTTCGGCAGCCAACGCGTCGGGTACGTTCTACGTGGATGACCTGAGCGTGATTCAAAACTAG
- a CDS encoding sigma-70 family RNA polymerase sigma factor: protein MSVHQSLPVELQIELCGPVLLRYCQKLTGSRWDAEDLVQDTFLKALPHLTSPHENPHAFLFRIAKNAWIDKCRKRRRANECLLADEMLGDATTKTTGDAVDSPAILDAMSRLLQALSPLQGAVLLLRDVFEFSNLEVANLIGTTEGAVKSSLHRARRNLENLATPQEKENLQAHKSLLNAYLEAFRNADAAGLVALAQNNVIHPVHALNTLRAFTRKQDAPQSQPAQMLLCA from the coding sequence GTGTCAGTCCATCAATCCTTGCCTGTCGAACTTCAAATCGAACTTTGCGGTCCTGTGCTGCTTCGGTATTGTCAAAAGCTGACGGGGTCGCGTTGGGATGCCGAGGATTTGGTTCAAGATACGTTCTTGAAAGCATTGCCCCACTTGACGAGTCCGCATGAGAATCCACACGCGTTCTTGTTCCGCATTGCCAAGAACGCATGGATCGACAAGTGCCGCAAGCGCCGGAGAGCCAATGAATGTCTGCTCGCTGACGAGATGCTCGGAGATGCCACGACAAAAACCACAGGAGATGCGGTGGATTCCCCCGCAATCCTCGATGCCATGTCCAGACTGCTGCAAGCTCTCTCGCCGTTACAGGGCGCGGTGCTGCTGCTGCGCGACGTGTTCGAGTTCTCTAATCTGGAAGTCGCCAACCTCATCGGCACAACGGAAGGCGCCGTCAAATCGTCCCTTCACCGCGCGAGACGGAACCTTGAAAACCTCGCAACTCCTCAGGAAAAAGAAAACCTGCAAGCCCACAAATCCCTGCTCAACGCCTACCTCGAAGCCTTTCGCAACGCAGACGCCGCAGGGCTCGTGGCCCTGGCGCAGAACAACGTGATTCACCCCGTGCACGCTCTCAATACGCTCCGGGCGTTCACCCGCAAGCAAGACGCGCCCCAATCGCAACCGGCGCAAATGCTTCTCTGTGCTTGA
- the clpP gene encoding ATP-dependent Clp endopeptidase proteolytic subunit ClpP — translation MNLMPYVIEQTSRGERSYDIFSRLLKDRIVLIGSAIDDQLANSVIAQLLFLASDDPTKDIQVYINSPGGSVTAGFAIYDTMKLIKPDVSTICVGMAASFGAVLLTAGTKGKRFALPNSEVMIHQPLISGGGIRGQASDIQIHADWMLKSKVKINEVLAAHTGQPIEKIEKDTDRDYFLSATEAKEYGLIDGVLV, via the coding sequence ATGAATTTGATGCCTTACGTAATCGAGCAGACGTCCCGCGGCGAGCGCAGTTACGACATTTTTTCCAGACTGTTGAAGGACCGCATCGTCCTCATCGGCTCCGCGATTGACGACCAACTGGCGAACTCCGTGATTGCCCAGTTGTTGTTCCTCGCGTCGGACGACCCGACCAAGGACATTCAGGTCTACATCAACTCCCCCGGTGGCTCGGTGACCGCCGGGTTTGCGATCTACGACACGATGAAGCTGATCAAACCGGATGTCTCCACCATTTGCGTCGGCATGGCAGCAAGTTTCGGCGCGGTGTTGTTGACGGCAGGGACCAAGGGCAAACGATTCGCGCTGCCCAACAGCGAAGTGATGATCCACCAACCGCTCATCAGCGGGGGAGGGATTCGCGGGCAGGCGTCCGACATCCAGATTCACGCCGATTGGATGCTGAAGTCCAAGGTCAAAATCAACGAAGTCCTTGCCGCCCACACAGGCCAGCCCATTGAGAAGATTGAAAAAGACACCGACCGCGATTATTTCCTCTCCGCCACGGAAGCCAAGGAGTACGGACTGATCGATGGTGTGCTTGTGTGA